From one Planktothrix agardhii NIES-204 genomic stretch:
- the furB gene encoding ferric uptake regulation protein yields the protein MKPRRTRSQDRILTQLKTIKRSVSAQDLYLELRKTNQMMGLATVYRSLDALKREGLIHVRTLTTGEAVYSCMQQDEHHLTCVECGRSIPLDECPVHHLEIELEQSHNFKIYYHTLEFFGLCEQCNQ from the coding sequence ATGAAACCTCGTCGCACCCGCAGTCAAGACCGGATTCTCACCCAACTCAAAACCATAAAACGATCGGTTTCTGCTCAAGATCTTTATTTGGAGTTGCGGAAAACAAACCAAATGATGGGGTTAGCCACGGTTTATCGCTCTTTGGATGCTTTGAAACGGGAAGGGTTAATTCATGTCCGAACCTTAACAACGGGGGAAGCGGTTTATAGTTGTATGCAGCAAGACGAACATCATCTCACCTGTGTGGAATGCGGACGTTCGATTCCCCTGGATGAATGTCCTGTCCATCACCTAGAAATTGAACTGGAACAATCCCACAATTTTAAAATTTATTACCATACCCTAGAGTTTTTTGGGTTATGCGAGCAATGTAATCAGTAA
- the ndhF1 gene encoding NADH dehydrogenase subunit 5, whose protein sequence is MEPLYQYAWLIPVLPLLGATLVGVGLISFNTATNNLRQVCSTFLVSTLGASMVLSFALLWSQLDGHAPYTYIIDWAAAGDFRLTMGYTIDHLAAVMLAIVTTVAFLVMIYTDGYMAHDPGYVRFYAYLSLFSSSMLGLVICPNLIQVYIFWELVGMCSYLLIGFWYDRKPAADACQKAFVTNRVGDFGLLLGILGIYWATNTFDFSLMGERLEQAVETGSLSVILATLLGVLIFLGPVAKSAQFPLHVWLPDAMEGPTPISALIHAATMVAAGVFLVARMYPVFEGLPIVMNIIAFTGCFTAFLGATIALTQNDIKKGLAYSTISQLGYMVMAMGVGAYSAGLFHLMTHAYFKAMLFLCSGSVIHGMESVVGHEPVLAQDMRLMGGLRKYMPVTSACFLVGTLAICGIPPFAGFWSKDEILSNAFAANPILWLVGWLTAGMTAFYMFRMYFMTFEGKFRGNDTTIQQNLLTEANGPQFAFGPGAMNPDELAQGDDHGHSHDPHESPVTMILPLMVLAVPSVLIGLVGTPFNNIFELFIHAPGESVKQVQEHLAEFELTEFLIMAGSSVGIALIGISIAYLMYLAGKIDPAAIAAKYPAIYNFSKNKWYLDDINEVLFVRGSRRLARQVMEVDYRVVDGAVNLTGLVTLVTGEGLKYLENGRAQFYALIVFVAVLGFVVFSGITG, encoded by the coding sequence ATGGAACCTCTCTATCAATACGCCTGGCTAATTCCCGTGTTGCCCCTATTAGGTGCGACCTTGGTTGGAGTCGGGCTAATTTCTTTCAACACCGCCACTAACAATTTGAGACAAGTTTGTTCAACCTTCCTGGTCTCAACGTTAGGGGCATCAATGGTCTTATCTTTTGCTCTGCTTTGGAGTCAACTCGACGGTCACGCTCCCTACACCTATATTATTGACTGGGCAGCGGCCGGAGACTTTAGACTAACAATGGGTTATACCATTGACCATCTGGCGGCGGTGATGCTGGCAATTGTGACAACGGTGGCTTTCCTAGTCATGATCTACACCGATGGTTATATGGCCCATGACCCCGGATATGTACGCTTTTATGCCTATCTGAGTTTATTTAGTTCTTCCATGTTAGGGCTAGTAATTTGCCCGAACTTAATTCAGGTTTATATTTTCTGGGAACTGGTGGGGATGTGTTCCTACCTATTAATTGGGTTTTGGTACGACCGCAAACCCGCCGCCGATGCTTGCCAGAAAGCCTTTGTCACCAACCGAGTTGGGGACTTTGGTTTACTCTTAGGGATTTTAGGCATCTATTGGGCTACCAATACCTTTGATTTTAGCCTCATGGGAGAACGCCTAGAACAAGCCGTAGAAACCGGTTCCTTGAGCGTGATTTTAGCCACGTTATTAGGGGTATTGATTTTTCTTGGCCCCGTTGCTAAGTCGGCCCAATTCCCCCTTCATGTTTGGCTTCCCGACGCCATGGAAGGCCCGACCCCAATTTCTGCCCTAATTCACGCCGCTACGATGGTGGCCGCCGGGGTGTTTTTAGTCGCCCGGATGTACCCCGTGTTTGAGGGGTTGCCGATAGTGATGAATATTATTGCCTTTACTGGATGCTTTACGGCATTCTTGGGGGCTACTATCGCCCTAACCCAAAATGACATTAAAAAAGGGTTAGCCTATTCGACTATTTCCCAACTGGGTTACATGGTAATGGCGATGGGGGTGGGGGCCTACAGTGCCGGACTATTCCACCTGATGACCCACGCCTATTTTAAAGCCATGTTATTCCTGTGTTCGGGTTCAGTCATTCACGGCATGGAGTCTGTGGTTGGCCATGAACCCGTTCTGGCCCAGGATATGCGTCTGATGGGCGGGTTACGCAAATATATGCCCGTCACCTCCGCTTGTTTCCTGGTGGGAACTTTAGCCATTTGTGGTATTCCCCCCTTTGCTGGTTTCTGGTCAAAGGATGAAATTCTTAGTAATGCCTTTGCTGCTAACCCGATATTATGGTTAGTCGGTTGGTTAACGGCCGGAATGACTGCCTTCTATATGTTCCGAATGTATTTCATGACCTTTGAAGGTAAATTCCGAGGTAATGACACCACCATCCAACAAAATCTGTTAACGGAAGCCAATGGCCCCCAATTTGCCTTTGGCCCTGGAGCCATGAACCCGGACGAGTTAGCCCAAGGCGACGATCACGGCCATAGCCACGATCCCCATGAGTCCCCAGTTACCATGATTTTACCGTTAATGGTATTAGCGGTTCCTTCGGTATTAATTGGGTTAGTGGGAACTCCATTTAATAATATTTTTGAACTGTTTATTCACGCCCCTGGGGAAAGTGTGAAACAAGTTCAGGAACATCTGGCTGAATTTGAATTAACGGAATTTTTGATTATGGCAGGAAGTTCCGTTGGTATTGCTTTAATAGGAATTAGTATTGCCTATTTGATGTATTTGGCGGGTAAAATTGACCCCGCCGCGATCGCTGCCAAATATCCAGCCATTTACAATTTTTCCAAAAACAAATGGTATCTCGATGATATTAACGAAGTGCTATTTGTTCGAGGTAGTCGTCGGTTAGCCCGACAAGTTATGGAAGTAGACTATCGCGTTGTCGATGGTGCCGTTAACCTTACCGGGTTAGTCACCTTAGTCACGGGAGAAGGCTTAAAATACCTAGAAAATGGTCGCGCCCAATTCTACGCCCTGATTGTATTTGTAGCCGTTCTCGGCTTCGTTGTCTTCTCAGGAATTACTGGGTAA